The following are from one region of the Paenibacillus protaetiae genome:
- a CDS encoding GerAB/ArcD/ProY family transporter has protein sequence MTAHYFARPVSTLQLVLLTTGFQVSVTFLELPRDLAKGAGTDGWMSIVLACLISTCISIAVIKVMQHSPDGTILDLLNRSMGKFAAKTAAFLFMCYYLMLSVFGIVLAGLITKLWLLPSMYIYIFALLVLLPAFQIAQHGVQVISRYAELVAIMSVWIPFVYALTLKRAHWLYLLPLLSEGIYPVLETTREMVPPLLGIVLPFFLYPHLKNKERAVAGVVAANALSCFIYLFITIACFVYFSPEEMITAVDNPSISVLKTVEFKFIERVEVPFIAFYLLVFSLSWIPSLYLMSYCSSWLFGKGTPRGHLAVMCAAIIIGLYIYRPTMLMTERTLPKLNLFGFVMEFVLPVILLVFLAVRKRLQGGNALE, from the coding sequence ATGACTGCCCATTATTTTGCAAGGCCGGTATCTACCCTGCAATTGGTGCTGCTGACGACCGGCTTTCAAGTAAGTGTAACGTTTTTGGAGCTGCCGCGTGATTTGGCTAAAGGGGCAGGCACAGACGGCTGGATGTCAATTGTGCTTGCCTGCCTCATTTCGACATGCATTTCCATTGCGGTTATTAAAGTTATGCAGCATTCGCCGGACGGTACCATTCTTGACCTGCTGAACCGCTCCATGGGGAAATTTGCTGCCAAGACGGCTGCCTTTCTGTTTATGTGCTATTACCTGATGCTGTCCGTTTTCGGAATTGTTTTGGCCGGGCTTATTACAAAGCTGTGGTTATTGCCATCCATGTACATTTATATATTTGCGCTGCTTGTTCTGCTGCCGGCATTTCAAATTGCGCAGCACGGTGTGCAGGTCATATCCCGGTATGCCGAATTGGTAGCAATAATGTCGGTGTGGATCCCGTTTGTGTACGCTTTGACCTTGAAGCGCGCCCACTGGCTGTATTTGCTGCCCTTATTGTCGGAAGGCATTTATCCGGTGCTGGAGACGACGAGGGAGATGGTTCCTCCGCTGCTTGGCATCGTGCTTCCTTTTTTTCTGTATCCGCATCTGAAAAATAAAGAAAGAGCTGTTGCCGGCGTAGTGGCGGCCAATGCGCTTTCCTGCTTTATTTACTTGTTTATTACGATTGCCTGTTTCGTATATTTCAGCCCGGAAGAAATGATTACTGCTGTGGACAATCCCTCGATCAGCGTGCTGAAAACGGTGGAGTTTAAATTTATTGAACGGGTGGAAGTGCCGTTTATTGCCTTCTATTTGCTAGTTTTCTCGTTGTCGTGGATTCCTTCCCTCTATTTGATGTCGTATTGCTCGTCATGGCTGTTTGGCAAAGGCACGCCGCGCGGCCATCTGGCAGTGATGTGTGCGGCCATCATTATCGGCTTGTATATTTACAGGCCAACCATGCTTATGACGGAGAGGACCCTTCCGAAATTGAACTTGTTTGGCTTTGTCATGGAATTTGTGCTGCCCGTTATACTGCTTGTCTTTCTGGCCGTGCGTAAACGTCTGCAAGGAGGCAATGCGCTTGAGTAG
- a CDS encoding DUF72 domain-containing protein, whose amino-acid sequence MAIHIGLAGWGDHDRLYAPELKAKDKLRAYADHFPLVEVDSSFYAIQPKERFAKWAEETPPSLQFVVKAFQGMTGHQRGAAAARAADPAPMFAAFRESLEPLCEAGRLKAALFQYPPWFDCTREHVRLLRDTKRRMEGIPCALEFRHQSWFVPEYRDKTLAFMESEGWIHSVCDEPQAGAGSVPTVLHATDTAMTLVRLHGRNTGGWNQGGAANWRDVRYLYRYSANELEEWMGMLAQLERQSADVCVIFNNNSGGDAADNAKQMMAMLGQRRPDGGDPLEPKPMPLQPQAEQLDLFGG is encoded by the coding sequence ATGGCCATTCATATCGGACTAGCGGGCTGGGGAGACCATGACCGGCTGTATGCGCCGGAATTGAAGGCAAAGGACAAGCTGAGAGCTTATGCGGACCATTTCCCGCTGGTAGAGGTGGACAGCAGCTTTTATGCGATTCAGCCGAAGGAGCGTTTTGCCAAATGGGCGGAGGAGACGCCGCCGTCTCTTCAATTTGTAGTAAAAGCGTTCCAAGGGATGACCGGGCACCAGCGCGGGGCTGCTGCAGCCCGCGCGGCGGACCCTGCGCCGATGTTTGCGGCGTTCCGCGAGTCGCTGGAGCCGCTCTGCGAAGCGGGACGCCTGAAGGCGGCATTGTTCCAATACCCGCCTTGGTTTGACTGTACGCGCGAGCATGTCCGGCTGCTGCGGGACACGAAGCGGCGCATGGAGGGCATCCCCTGCGCGCTGGAGTTTCGGCACCAAAGCTGGTTTGTGCCGGAATACCGGGACAAAACGCTCGCTTTTATGGAAAGCGAGGGCTGGATTCACAGTGTATGCGATGAGCCGCAGGCGGGAGCGGGTTCGGTTCCAACCGTCCTGCATGCGACGGATACAGCGATGACGCTGGTGCGGCTGCACGGGCGCAACACGGGAGGCTGGAACCAGGGAGGCGCGGCCAATTGGCGCGACGTCAGGTATTTGTACCGCTACAGCGCAAACGAGCTGGAAGAATGGATGGGTATGCTGGCTCAGCTAGAGCGGCAAAGCGCGGACGTTTGCGTTATATTTAACAATAACTCCGGAGGGGATGCTGCGGACAATGCGAAGCAGATGATGGCAATGCTTGGGCAGCGGCGTCCGGACGGCGGCGATCCGCTTGAGCCGAAGCCCATGCCGTTGCAGCCGCAGGCGGAGCAGCTGGATTTGTTTGGTGGCTAG
- a CDS encoding ABC transporter substrate-binding protein, producing the protein MKATTNKSRRFTWWGALVLALVLVITGCGNNGGVSAGTASPAADNSGADASAVRTVKHAMGETEIKGTPQRIVVLTNEGTEALLALGIKPVGAVRSFTGDPWYPHIKDQMEGVTVVGEESQPNIELIAGLHPDLIIGNKMRQEKVYDQLKAIAPTVMAETLRGDWKVNFKLYAEAAGKQEEGDKLLKAFDDRIADFKTKAGDKLNETVSVVRFMGGKTRVYHTDTFSGVIFNELGIARNEMTKNAKDQFMDEITKERLPEVDADRLFYFTYETGDGKASAQEQEWLDDPLWKNLNVVKNGHAYKVDDAIWNTSGGYLSANLMLDQLYGFYGLEK; encoded by the coding sequence ATGAAAGCAACTACAAACAAATCCCGCCGGTTTACATGGTGGGGAGCTTTAGTATTGGCGCTTGTTCTTGTCATTACCGGCTGCGGCAATAACGGCGGCGTTTCGGCCGGAACAGCTTCTCCGGCTGCCGATAATTCGGGAGCGGATGCATCGGCCGTGCGTACGGTTAAACATGCGATGGGCGAGACTGAAATTAAAGGAACACCTCAAAGAATTGTCGTGTTGACGAATGAAGGAACCGAAGCGCTGCTGGCGCTTGGCATCAAGCCGGTTGGCGCGGTTCGTTCCTTTACTGGCGATCCTTGGTATCCGCATATTAAAGATCAGATGGAAGGCGTTACGGTAGTGGGCGAGGAAAGCCAGCCCAATATCGAGCTTATCGCGGGCCTTCATCCGGATTTAATTATCGGCAACAAAATGCGCCAGGAAAAAGTATACGATCAGCTTAAGGCGATTGCGCCGACTGTAATGGCGGAGACGCTGCGCGGCGACTGGAAAGTGAACTTCAAGCTGTATGCGGAAGCGGCCGGCAAGCAGGAGGAAGGCGACAAGCTGCTGAAGGCGTTCGACGACCGCATTGCAGATTTTAAAACGAAAGCCGGCGACAAGCTGAACGAAACGGTATCGGTGGTCCGCTTTATGGGCGGCAAAACACGTGTATACCATACGGATACGTTCTCGGGCGTTATTTTCAACGAGCTGGGCATTGCCCGCAATGAGATGACGAAAAACGCCAAAGACCAGTTTATGGATGAAATTACGAAGGAACGCCTTCCGGAAGTGGATGCCGACCGCTTGTTCTACTTCACGTATGAAACGGGCGACGGCAAAGCGAGTGCGCAAGAGCAGGAATGGCTTGACGATCCGCTTTGGAAAAACTTGAATGTGGTTAAAAACGGCCATGCTTACAAAGTGGACGACGCGATCTGGAACACATCCGGCGGTTATTTGTCCGCCAATCTGATGCTGGATCAGCTGTACGGCTTCTACGGCCTGGAAAAATAA
- a CDS encoding Ger(x)C family spore germination protein encodes MSSLKAAVRCGIVLILLSGFLTSACSTDKLDLENASVPLALGLDLDENQKIHYYLSTPVFNHDIKKKSKEIDAEFLSLRQSRKDQDSMVSGSIQGRNYQVLLIGRKLIETEGWFQMLDVIYRDPRNTVTDRVIVVQGPVSDVIYFRADDQPPISVFLRSLIDSKSKNAETVRTTAQELHRQYFDRALTPAVSEIKLEEGRVKVTGTALLSHLGLYRTSLGRQETALLEILQGNGRPGLMLSYAIPGEKKTGPFATDRLSFTLGVIKTKIKSSYSNDKFHFQIKIKAIVNVMEELFPYNMLSQEYHLERQVEQQMKGQIESMLSKIQRQQIDPVGFGLYARAYQHDEFKKVQNDWGKALAKADFDVKVSIKIGTMGAISNVSDIN; translated from the coding sequence TTGAGTAGCCTAAAAGCAGCGGTACGCTGCGGCATCGTACTGATTCTGTTAAGTGGGTTTCTAACAAGCGCATGCAGCACCGATAAGCTGGATCTTGAGAACGCTTCTGTGCCGCTGGCTCTAGGGCTTGATTTGGACGAAAACCAAAAAATACATTATTACCTGTCTACGCCTGTATTTAATCACGATATTAAGAAAAAAAGCAAAGAGATTGATGCCGAGTTTCTCAGTCTGCGCCAGTCCCGCAAAGACCAGGATTCCATGGTGTCCGGTTCCATTCAAGGGCGCAACTATCAGGTTTTGCTTATTGGGCGCAAGCTGATTGAGACGGAGGGCTGGTTTCAGATGCTGGACGTGATTTACCGCGATCCCCGAAATACGGTAACGGACCGGGTCATCGTGGTTCAAGGGCCGGTATCGGATGTAATCTATTTTCGAGCGGATGATCAGCCGCCGATTTCGGTTTTTTTGCGCAGCCTGATTGATTCGAAAAGTAAAAATGCAGAGACGGTCCGCACGACGGCACAAGAACTGCACAGGCAATATTTTGACCGGGCATTGACGCCTGCCGTTTCGGAAATCAAACTGGAAGAGGGCAGGGTGAAAGTTACCGGCACCGCGCTGTTGTCGCATCTAGGGCTGTACCGGACATCGCTTGGACGCCAGGAAACGGCCTTGCTGGAAATATTGCAGGGCAACGGAAGGCCCGGCCTCATGCTGTCGTACGCCATTCCCGGCGAAAAAAAGACCGGGCCGTTTGCGACAGACAGGCTGAGCTTTACGTTAGGGGTCATTAAGACCAAAATCAAATCATCGTATTCGAATGATAAATTTCATTTTCAAATTAAAATTAAAGCGATTGTCAATGTGATGGAAGAGCTGTTCCCTTATAATATGCTGTCACAGGAATACCATTTGGAGAGACAGGTCGAGCAGCAGATGAAAGGGCAAATCGAATCAATGCTTAGTAAAATTCAGCGGCAGCAAATTGACCCGGTTGGGTTTGGGCTATATGCGAGGGCGTACCAGCATGACGAATTCAAGAAGGTTCAGAATGACTGGGGAAAAGCACTCGCCAAAGCTGATTTTGACGTGAAAGTTTCGATCAAAATCGGCACAATGGGAGCGATAAGCAACGTAAGCGACATTAACTAG
- the acnA gene encoding aconitate hydratase AcnA, whose translation MATQNQYSARTQLEVGGKTYNYYSLQELEKQGISNVSKLPFSIKVLLEGAVRQFDGRAITKEHVKQLAEWAEKREDKEVPFIPSRIVLQDLTGVPVVVDLAAMRETVKKAGGDPKKINPLVPVDLVIDHSVMVDAFGSPDALEINQRIEFERNAERYRFFRWAQTAFDNFRAVPPDTGIVHQVNLEYLASVAATKVIDGETYVFPDSLVGTDSHTTMINGLGIVGWGVGGIEAEAGMLGQPLYFVTPEVIGFKLTGKLAEGATATDLALTVTQMLRKRGVVGKFVEFFGSGLSNISLPDRATVANMAPEYGATIGFFPVDSTTLEFLRQTGRTEEQIALVEAYYKAQGMFRTDSTPDPTFTDVLELDLSTIVPSLAGPKRPQDRIELTAMKETWNTTARLPIDKGGYGLTDSKLEQEVEVRHNNGKVSRMKDGAVVLAAITSCTNTSNPSVMVGAGLVAQKAVARGLVKPEYVKSSLTPGSLVVTEYLKKAGLMESLEAIGFHVAGYGCATCIGNSGPLPDEVSQAIADNDMTVAAVLSGNRNFEGRIHAQIKANYLASPPLVVAYALAGTVNIDFAKEPIGYDPQGEPVFLKDIWPTSQEINDAIGASLTPDMFRAKYENVYTQNERWNAIPVPEGELYEWDPASTYIANPPFFDKLADGIRDVEDIKAARTLLLLGDSVTTDHISPAGSIRPDAPGGKYLIEHGVERKDFNSYGSRRGHHEVMVRGTFANIRIRNHVAPGTEGSWSTYLPTNEVLSVYETSMKYQADGTNLVVIGGKEYGTGSSRDWAAKGTFLLGVKAVIAESFERIHRSNLVGMGVLPLQFLEGQGWAALGLTGRETFDIVGLNNEVQPGDKVSVIATREDGSQLEFNVIVRLDSLVDVDYYRNGGILQTVLRQMIQA comes from the coding sequence GTGGCTACGCAAAACCAGTACTCCGCCCGCACACAGCTGGAGGTCGGAGGCAAAACGTACAACTACTACAGCCTTCAAGAGCTTGAGAAACAAGGCATCAGCAACGTATCGAAGCTGCCTTTCTCCATTAAAGTGCTGCTCGAAGGCGCCGTCCGCCAATTTGACGGCCGTGCCATTACAAAAGAACATGTGAAACAGCTCGCTGAATGGGCTGAAAAACGCGAAGACAAAGAAGTTCCTTTTATTCCTTCCCGTATCGTCCTGCAGGACTTGACCGGCGTTCCGGTTGTCGTTGACCTTGCAGCGATGCGCGAGACGGTAAAAAAAGCAGGCGGAGATCCGAAAAAAATCAATCCGCTTGTACCGGTTGACCTTGTTATCGACCACTCCGTCATGGTCGATGCTTTCGGCTCGCCTGACGCGCTTGAAATCAATCAGCGCATCGAGTTTGAACGCAATGCGGAACGCTACCGCTTCTTCCGCTGGGCGCAAACGGCATTTGACAACTTCCGCGCTGTACCGCCGGATACCGGTATCGTTCACCAAGTCAATCTGGAGTACCTGGCTTCGGTTGCCGCTACGAAAGTGATCGACGGCGAAACTTACGTATTCCCGGATTCCCTTGTCGGCACCGACTCCCATACGACAATGATCAACGGTCTTGGCATCGTTGGCTGGGGCGTTGGCGGCATCGAGGCGGAAGCCGGCATGCTGGGCCAGCCGCTTTATTTTGTAACGCCTGAAGTTATCGGCTTCAAGCTGACGGGCAAGCTGGCGGAAGGCGCTACGGCGACCGACCTTGCTCTGACCGTTACCCAAATGCTCCGCAAAAGAGGCGTTGTAGGCAAATTCGTAGAGTTCTTCGGCTCCGGCCTGTCGAACATCAGCTTGCCTGACCGTGCAACGGTTGCCAACATGGCTCCGGAATACGGCGCAACGATCGGCTTCTTCCCTGTCGATTCGACTACGCTTGAATTCCTTCGCCAAACCGGCCGTACGGAAGAGCAAATCGCACTGGTCGAAGCGTATTACAAAGCACAAGGCATGTTCCGCACGGACAGCACGCCGGACCCTACCTTTACAGATGTGCTGGAGCTGGATTTGTCGACCATCGTACCAAGCCTTGCCGGCCCTAAACGCCCGCAAGACCGCATCGAGCTGACGGCCATGAAAGAAACGTGGAACACGACAGCCCGCCTGCCGATCGACAAAGGCGGCTACGGCCTGACGGACAGCAAGCTTGAACAAGAAGTTGAAGTCCGCCATAACAACGGCAAAGTAAGCCGAATGAAAGACGGCGCTGTTGTGCTTGCCGCCATTACAAGCTGCACGAACACCTCCAACCCTAGCGTTATGGTTGGCGCCGGTCTCGTTGCGCAAAAAGCCGTTGCACGCGGCCTTGTAAAGCCGGAATATGTAAAAAGCTCGCTGACGCCAGGTTCCCTGGTCGTTACGGAATATTTGAAAAAAGCAGGCCTCATGGAATCGCTTGAAGCTATCGGGTTCCACGTGGCAGGTTACGGCTGCGCGACTTGCATCGGCAACTCCGGCCCGCTTCCGGACGAAGTAAGCCAAGCGATTGCCGACAACGACATGACGGTTGCTGCCGTATTGTCCGGCAACCGTAACTTTGAAGGCCGTATCCATGCGCAAATCAAAGCCAACTATCTGGCTTCGCCGCCGCTCGTAGTCGCTTACGCGCTGGCCGGAACCGTTAATATCGACTTTGCTAAAGAGCCGATCGGCTACGATCCGCAAGGCGAACCGGTATTCCTGAAAGATATTTGGCCAACATCGCAAGAAATCAACGATGCGATCGGCGCTTCGCTGACACCGGATATGTTCCGCGCCAAATACGAAAATGTATATACGCAAAACGAACGCTGGAATGCGATCCCTGTGCCGGAAGGCGAACTGTACGAATGGGACCCGGCTTCCACTTATATCGCGAACCCGCCATTCTTCGACAAGCTCGCTGACGGCATCCGCGACGTTGAAGACATTAAAGCGGCTAGAACGCTGCTCCTGCTCGGCGATTCCGTTACGACGGACCATATCTCCCCTGCAGGCAGCATCCGTCCGGACGCTCCTGGCGGCAAATATTTGATCGAGCATGGCGTAGAGCGCAAAGACTTCAACTCTTACGGCTCCCGCCGCGGTCATCATGAAGTAATGGTACGCGGTACGTTCGCTAACATCCGTATCCGCAACCATGTTGCGCCAGGTACGGAAGGCAGCTGGTCCACTTACCTGCCAACCAACGAAGTGTTGTCCGTATACGAAACGTCGATGAAATATCAAGCTGACGGCACAAATCTGGTTGTAATCGGCGGTAAAGAATACGGCACAGGCAGCTCGCGCGACTGGGCGGCTAAAGGCACATTCCTGCTTGGCGTCAAAGCCGTTATCGCGGAAAGCTTCGAACGGATTCACCGCTCCAACCTGGTAGGCATGGGCGTGCTTCCGCTTCAATTCCTGGAAGGCCAAGGCTGGGCCGCTCTTGGGCTTACCGGCCGCGAAACGTTTGATATCGTTGGCCTGAACAACGAAGTTCAGCCTGGCGACAAAGTATCCGTTATCGCTACACGCGAAGACGGCAGCCAGCTGGAATTCAACGTTATCGTTCGCCTGGACTCCCTCGTCGATGTAGACTACTACCGCAACGGCGGCATCCTGCAAACGGTTCTTCGTCAAATGATTCAAGCGTAA
- a CDS encoding FecCD family ABC transporter permease, whose amino-acid sequence MRSAGFILSLLALGGIVLCSIAFGVTDIPFRIVWHALFHNDGSNNDLIIRTARMPRAFIAAAVGASLAVAGAVMQVITRNPIASPSTLGVNSGAAFFIVIATGWFGLASLQGATWVALAGAAVSGGIVFFLGSIGRDGMTPVKITLAGAAMTAFFSSLTQGFMLADGKMFDQVLVWLVGSVAGREMDQLITVLPYMSVGLVIALLLARHLNVLAMGDDVAQGLGQQTAHIKLFAAAAIILLGGSSVAAAGPIAFVGIIVPHIVRYMVGKDYRWIVPYSAVYGALLLVAADLGSRYIAMPKEVPVGVMTAVIGVPFFVYIARKGRQES is encoded by the coding sequence ATGCGAAGCGCTGGTTTCATTTTATCGCTGCTTGCTTTAGGCGGCATTGTGTTGTGCAGCATTGCTTTTGGCGTAACGGACATCCCGTTTCGGATCGTCTGGCATGCGCTATTCCATAATGATGGAAGCAATAACGACCTGATTATCCGTACGGCCAGAATGCCTCGCGCGTTTATTGCGGCGGCGGTTGGCGCAAGCCTGGCTGTCGCGGGAGCCGTCATGCAAGTCATTACACGCAACCCGATTGCTTCGCCAAGCACGCTTGGCGTCAATTCGGGCGCCGCATTTTTTATTGTCATTGCAACCGGCTGGTTTGGGCTTGCAAGCCTGCAAGGCGCAACCTGGGTTGCGCTCGCCGGCGCAGCCGTCAGCGGAGGCATCGTCTTTTTCCTCGGCAGCATCGGCCGGGACGGCATGACGCCGGTTAAAATTACGCTCGCCGGTGCGGCTATGACTGCGTTCTTCAGTTCTCTTACGCAAGGCTTTATGTTAGCCGACGGAAAAATGTTCGACCAGGTGCTGGTATGGCTTGTCGGCTCCGTTGCCGGACGGGAGATGGACCAGCTCATTACTGTACTGCCGTATATGAGCGTTGGCCTTGTCATCGCGCTGCTGCTGGCGCGCCATTTGAACGTATTGGCCATGGGAGACGACGTGGCGCAAGGGCTTGGCCAGCAAACGGCCCATATTAAGCTGTTTGCCGCTGCCGCTATCATTTTGCTTGGCGGATCATCTGTTGCCGCCGCAGGGCCGATTGCTTTCGTGGGCATCATCGTGCCGCATATCGTCCGGTATATGGTCGGCAAAGATTACCGGTGGATTGTGCCGTACAGCGCTGTTTACGGCGCGCTGCTGCTTGTTGCAGCGGATCTTGGCTCCCGGTATATCGCCATGCCGAAGGAAGTGCCGGTGGGCGTTATGACGGCCGTTATCGGCGTACCGTTTTTTGTCTATATCGCTAGGAAAGGCAGACAAGAATCATGA
- a CDS encoding LTA synthase family protein, translating into MRNVQWSDTSRRPTWKDRPFILFTVIMLLKLALVWGVVFRADGSSIWMMLGTGLASTWVVFSLVEMVLYKKKLGAYLFFDLIFTIIYFAVIMYYKYFGVIVTYHELRQVNQVSEVNNSVISLMDPYYLLIFIDIVALVIGLIASKRLRAWGRSLAVRGRTSGYAAGFIVMAAVCAFCIWPNRAIMNEFKQAEGMGLLNYQAYVAFAADKTADVDPSTINQDAINSLKGITPPAAPQYWQAEQGKNLIIIQLEAFQNFLIDLKIDGQEVTPNMNKLAHEHFYFPNFYQQVGQGNTADAEYVVNTSLVVPPNGAASEVYANKELPSMPKRLTEAGYQTASFHTNNIKFWNRAELYKALGWGTYYDDHFFGKDDPVAFGSSDEVLYAKTSAELANLQKNGPFYAQLISMSGHHPFNIPARKYKMQLPKRYEGTLVGDYIRAQNYADYALGQFIDELKANGLWDNSVIVLYGDHQGLPVYSLDKKEKALMKEIYGRDYEVPDMMNIPLIISAPGIAPQVVQQTGAQSDIFPTVSNLLGVSLDNQIHFGQDLLNTTSNLMPERYYLPTGSFISNKGTYVPGESFADGTLYPFGGGKLANKDVTEDEYNRVHQLVSMADRYVADLPDRKNEKK; encoded by the coding sequence ATGCGGAATGTGCAGTGGAGCGACACATCGCGCAGGCCAACGTGGAAAGACAGGCCATTTATTCTGTTCACGGTTATTATGCTGCTGAAGCTGGCGCTTGTATGGGGAGTGGTGTTCCGGGCGGACGGCTCAAGCATCTGGATGATGCTGGGGACGGGACTTGCCTCTACCTGGGTCGTGTTCAGTTTGGTAGAGATGGTTTTATATAAGAAGAAACTTGGCGCTTATTTATTTTTTGACTTGATCTTTACGATCATTTATTTCGCCGTCATTATGTACTACAAGTATTTTGGCGTCATTGTCACTTATCATGAGCTGCGGCAGGTCAATCAGGTTTCCGAAGTGAACAACAGCGTTATTTCGCTGATGGATCCTTATTATCTCCTTATTTTTATTGATATCGTTGCACTCGTGATCGGATTAATCGCAAGCAAAAGGCTGCGTGCGTGGGGCAGAAGCTTGGCCGTTCGCGGGCGCACATCCGGTTATGCCGCCGGGTTTATCGTCATGGCGGCGGTATGCGCATTTTGCATTTGGCCAAACCGCGCCATTATGAACGAATTTAAGCAAGCGGAAGGCATGGGGCTGCTGAACTATCAGGCTTATGTCGCGTTTGCTGCGGATAAAACGGCGGATGTTGATCCAAGCACGATCAACCAGGACGCCATTAACAGCCTGAAAGGAATTACGCCGCCGGCTGCGCCGCAATACTGGCAGGCTGAACAAGGCAAAAACTTGATCATTATCCAGCTTGAAGCGTTCCAGAACTTCCTGATTGATTTGAAGATCGACGGGCAGGAAGTAACGCCAAATATGAATAAGCTGGCGCATGAGCATTTTTATTTCCCTAACTTCTATCAGCAAGTTGGACAAGGCAACACGGCGGATGCCGAATATGTCGTGAATACGTCGCTTGTCGTTCCGCCAAATGGCGCAGCATCCGAAGTTTATGCCAACAAAGAGCTGCCAAGCATGCCGAAGCGGCTGACGGAGGCGGGTTACCAGACGGCATCGTTCCATACGAACAATATCAAGTTCTGGAACCGTGCCGAGTTGTATAAGGCGCTTGGATGGGGCACTTATTACGACGATCATTTCTTTGGCAAAGACGATCCGGTTGCGTTTGGCTCTTCCGATGAGGTGCTGTATGCCAAAACGTCGGCGGAGCTGGCTAATCTGCAAAAGAACGGGCCGTTTTACGCCCAGCTTATTTCGATGTCCGGCCATCATCCGTTTAATATTCCGGCCCGCAAATATAAAATGCAGCTGCCGAAACGGTACGAGGGCACGCTTGTCGGCGATTACATCCGTGCGCAGAACTATGCCGATTACGCGCTTGGCCAGTTTATCGACGAGCTGAAAGCAAACGGTCTGTGGGATAACAGCGTCATCGTCCTTTACGGCGATCACCAAGGTTTGCCGGTATATTCTCTGGATAAAAAGGAAAAAGCGCTTATGAAAGAAATTTACGGACGGGATTACGAGGTGCCGGATATGATGAATATTCCGCTGATTATCTCCGCTCCGGGGATTGCGCCGCAAGTGGTGCAGCAAACCGGCGCGCAATCGGATATTTTCCCGACCGTATCCAATTTGCTGGGCGTTTCGCTGGATAATCAAATTCACTTTGGCCAGGATCTGCTGAATACAACAAGCAATCTGATGCCGGAACGATATTATTTGCCGACCGGTTCGTTTATTTCGAACAAAGGTACGTATGTGCCGGGCGAATCGTTTGCCGACGGTACGCTTTATCCGTTTGGCGGCGGCAAGCTGGCGAATAAAGACGTGACGGAAGACGAATACAACCGGGTGCATCAGCTTGTTAGCATGGCAGACCGTTATGTTGCCGATCTTCCGGACCGGAAAAATGAAAAGAAATAA